The region TATTACACAAGCAACTAAATCCGGTTTATATCACTGTCCTAGCTTGGGTAGCTTAGCTGGCACATCTCAAGCGGCTTACCTATACACATCTTATGGCGTTAATGGACTTACTGTTCCCCACGCGACTAGGGAAACTCGTGGCAATCGTAAATTAAATGAAATCGTTGATTCGGCCAACAAAGTCTATTTTGCCGATATTACTACAAATTCAATCTTCAAAGAATTTTTATATAATCCTGGTATAAGTAAGCCTCTCTTTCGCTGGCATGGCTCTAGCAGCAGTTTAGGCAAATCAAATGTTAATTGGTTCGATGGTAGTGTACGCATCGAACCCGGTGATTTCGATGCCGGGCCTGATGCTTGGAATAAGTATTTCAAAGACTTGAATTAAATGGATGTCTTTGATTCGTGAGTGATATGGAATTTGGCTATAAAATATCTATATACTGCATTTTAAAATAAGAAAATTATCTATGTATTTAATTGCCTTTAGTGCCTCTCACTCATTAAAGATGCTTATGCATATTAAAGTTCATAATTATATAATTTGATGATTTAATTATAGATAAATCATTATATTAATTTAATTTTATATCAATAAATCAAAAGTTGTTTAATTTAGATAGAGAGTTTTAATGAAACAAAAATTTACATTAGTTGAGCTATTAGTCGTTGTTGCCATCATTGGGATATTGGTCTCACTACTCTTACCTAGCTTAAACAATGCTCGGGAGAAATCCAAGTCAGCTGTTTGTAAAAGTAACCTCAAACAAATTGGCCAATTTGCCTCCATGGCCTCAGATGATAATGATCAATGGACGGTAGCTCTAGACTGGAGTCATTCCAATCCAGGTTTTACCGGTACTTTGGTGAATTATAGTGGTACTGATAGATATATTACACAAGCAACTAAATCCGGTTTATATCACTGTCCTAGCCTAGGCAGCTTAGCCGGCACATCTCAAGCGGCTTACCTATACACATCTTATGGCGTTAATGGACTTACTGTTCCCCACGCGACTAGGGAAACTCGTGGCAATCGTAAATTAAATGAAATCGTTGATTCGGCCAACAAAGTCTATTTTGCCGATATTACTACAAACTCAATCTACCAACAATTTTTATATAATCCTGGTATAAGTAAGCCTCTCTTTCGCTGGCATGGCTCTAGCAGCAGTTTAGGCAAATCAAATGTTAATTGGTTCGATGGGAGTGTACGCATCGAACCCGGTGATTTCGATGCCGGGCCTGATGCTTGGAATAAGTATTTCGGAGAACTCGATTAAGTAATTTTGATTCCAAATGAGTCTCTTGCTACATATCATAAATTCCTTCTTAGTATTTTTTATATTCATTGCTTCTCGCGGAAACACTTATAGATTTTGATGATTTAGTTTAAGACTTTTAGTCATCAAGGTGTTTTTTATATTTAATTGACTCCCTTTGACCTAAGTTGGTAGGAGGCTGAGTTTTTGCATAAAATAATATGGGCGTATTTATGAATACAAAATTTATCTTCATCATTCTTTTTCTCTCTAAGTCTCTGTTATGGGGTGCGGATGATCTTGTTTTTGCTAAAGGCTCTCAATGGGAAGTCTTATCTGTCGGCCACAAATATGCCGAGGGCATGGCCTGGGATTCAGAAGGGAACTTTTATTTTACTGATGTCCCACGTAGTCAGCTTTTTAAGATTGATCGAGAAAGTAATCAAAAAACTCTCGTAGTGGCTGATACCGGGGTCGCTAATGGCATCGCTTTCGGGCCCGATGGCCGGCTTTACGGCTGTGCTCGTGATGCTATAGCATCTTGGAACACATCAACTTGGGAAGCAAAAGTTCACGGAGTAGGGGCTCACTCAAATGACTTGGCTATTCTCGATGATGGAACATTATTTTATACGGATCCAAAAACCCATAGCATCTGGCGACTGGATGGAAAATCTAAAAAACGCAGCTTGGCCCTCTCTCTTAAATTTAGGCCCAACGGATTGACTTTAAGTCCCGATAAAAAGACCCTGTTAGTTGCCGCATTTTTTGCAGATACTATTTATGCTTTTCCGATTAATGACTTTGGAAAAGTTGAAGATGAAGCTGAGGTGGCCTACGTCTTAGCTACACCTTCTAATGGCAGGGGCCTCTTAGATGGCATGCAGGTTTTACCCAATGGTAAACTCGTTGCCGGAACAGCGCTGGGGATACAAATTGTTGAACCCCACAGCAAGGATAAAAGAGGCTCTATTATACTGATTCCTTCTCCGGTACAGGACTCCCGTTGCAATTATGTGCGCATCAGTCCCGATGGGAAATGGCTTTACGGCTGCTTTGTCAAAGAAGTGCGTCGCCGTCGAATTGAACTCAAATTAACCTCAAAAGAATGAGTCCTGTGTCTTATTCGATCGGGCATCCTCGAAGCGTCAAAGATCTATTTACAGCAAAACAAAGAGAATAAATTTTATGAAAAAAATAGTTGTTATAGCACTCTGTCTATTTAGTCAGTTTTTATTTGCCGAATCATCAAAAGCTAAAGAGGCCTGGTCTTATTTAGACAATGGAAAAATCCGCATTGGCATAGATAAGTCAAGGGGTGGGTGTATCGGCTTTTTGGGAGAAAGTAAAACGGGAAGAAATCTCTTAAATCATTTTGATGAAGGACGCTTCATTCAGCAATCCTATTATGGAAAGAGCGATGGTTCAGATTGGAATGGAAAACCATGGGTCTACAATCCGGTTCAGGGAGGGAGTTGGGACCGTAAGCCGTCTCGTCTTCTCGAATTTAAGAAAGATGACAGCAAGCAAAGTATGTATTCCAAAGTAGAGCCCCGTCGTTGGTCCAGTGCCAAGCCATGCCCGGAAGCCTTGATGGAGCAAAATATTAGCCTTCATGGTAATTTGGCAAAAATCAATTTCATCATGAATTACACGGGGCCGGATCAAGGTAAAGCAAGACATCAGGAAATGCCGGCGGTATTTGTGGATGCTCTGTTAAAAAATTTCTATTACACAAAAGAAGGGAAACTGATCACGGAGGAGCCACGGGTTTTAAAGAAAAAGGATGGTGGTTTGAAATTAGGTAAAAGTAGTTCTGAGTGGGTGGCCTATGTAGACGATAATAAGTGGGGTGTGGGGGTCTATACGCCCGGCTCGACGCTCTTTACTTGCTACAAAGCTTTAGGCAACGGAACTACAGGACCAAAGGGCTCGGCTTGTTCCTACGTTTCCCCCCTTAGAACGTATAGTTTAACACCGGGCCTAAAAGTCGATTATACTTTTTATTTAACTGTTGGAACTCTGGACGAAATCAAAGAGCGCTTTGAAGCCTTAAAAAAATCCAAGTGATTGAGAGCAAGTGCTAGCCTTACATAAGCTCAAGGTAGCGTCAACAAGTGGCCTTAGGTGGCGCTTCGCTTAGGTGGAAAGAAACAGGAAAAATAGAGTCGCCTGTGTGGTAATACCTAGGAGCGCCGATTGCTTAATCCGCAATAATGAGCCTAGAGTCTTATTCGGTCGGGTTTCCAGCCCTTGAAA is a window of Lentisphaera araneosa HTCC2155 DNA encoding:
- a CDS encoding type II secretion system protein yields the protein MKQKFTLIELMVVIAIIGILVSLLLPSLNNAREKSKSAVCKSNLKQIGQFASMASDDNDQWTVALDWSHSNPGFTGTLVNYSGTDRYITQATKSGLYHCPSLGSLAGTSQAAYLYTSYGVNGLTVPHATRETRGNRKLNEIVDSANKVYFADITTNSIFKEFLYNPGISKPLFRWHGSSSSLGKSNVNWFDGSVRIEPGDFDAGPDAWNKYFKDLN
- a CDS encoding type II secretion system protein, with protein sequence MKQKFTLVELLVVVAIIGILVSLLLPSLNNAREKSKSAVCKSNLKQIGQFASMASDDNDQWTVALDWSHSNPGFTGTLVNYSGTDRYITQATKSGLYHCPSLGSLAGTSQAAYLYTSYGVNGLTVPHATRETRGNRKLNEIVDSANKVYFADITTNSIYQQFLYNPGISKPLFRWHGSSSSLGKSNVNWFDGSVRIEPGDFDAGPDAWNKYFGELD
- a CDS encoding SMP-30/gluconolactonase/LRE family protein, translating into MNTKFIFIILFLSKSLLWGADDLVFAKGSQWEVLSVGHKYAEGMAWDSEGNFYFTDVPRSQLFKIDRESNQKTLVVADTGVANGIAFGPDGRLYGCARDAIASWNTSTWEAKVHGVGAHSNDLAILDDGTLFYTDPKTHSIWRLDGKSKKRSLALSLKFRPNGLTLSPDKKTLLVAAFFADTIYAFPINDFGKVEDEAEVAYVLATPSNGRGLLDGMQVLPNGKLVAGTALGIQIVEPHSKDKRGSIILIPSPVQDSRCNYVRISPDGKWLYGCFVKEVRRRRIELKLTSKE